Proteins encoded within one genomic window of Setaria italica strain Yugu1 chromosome IV, Setaria_italica_v2.0, whole genome shotgun sequence:
- the LOC101765544 gene encoding uncharacterized protein LOC101765544 — translation MAMEVQGSRRHQDAGVKVKFIETRFISSDAASFKAVVQRLTGKSSSLAASPPPAPQPRRPHPCRPAFAGAGQQQAAAGWPEQHQALMTVPAPKQEPLAAAAPRLDEMHELCDFADLFYTTATAGARHDDAGSAFPY, via the coding sequence ATGGCCATGGAGGTCCAGGGCTCCAGGCGGCACCAGGACGCCGGCGTGAAGGTCAAGTTCATCGAGACGCGGTTCATCAGCTCCGACGCCGCCAGCTTCAAGGCCGTCGTCCAGCGCCTCACCGGGAAGtcctcctccctcgccgcctcgccgccgccggcgccgcagccgcGGAGGCCGCACCCGTGCCGGCCGGCCTTTGCTGGCGCGGGGCAGCAGCAGGCGGCCGCCGGGTGGCCGGAGCAGCACCAAGCTCTGATGACCGTGCCGGCGCCGAAGCAGGAgccgctcgcggcggcggcccctcgCCTGGATGAGATGCACGAGCTCTGCGACTTCGCCGACCTGTTctacaccaccgccaccgcgggCGCACGGCACGACGACGCCGGCAGCGCCTTCCCGTACTGA